GCTATGGCTCCTCCAGGAATAGATTGTAAAATAGGTGTATCTACTTCTAGATACCCTTTATCATCCAAAAAATTCCTTATTTTCTGTATGATACGAGTACGTTTTAAAAAAATTTCTTTGACATGATCATTGACTATAAGATCTACATAACGCATACGATAACGTTGTTCCGTATTGGAAAAAGCATCATATGTTTTTTTATTTTTTTTATCCACTTTGACTTGTGGTAATGGTCGTATAGATTTGGATAACAAAGTTAATTTATGAGCATGGATAGTGATTTCATTCATTTTCGTTTTAAATAAAAAACCTGTCACTCCAATAATATCTCCTATATCTATAAGTTTTTTTAAAAAAATATTGTAAGTGTCCTCTTTTCCCATTTTATCCGAGTCTAAATGATCTTTAGAAAAGTATATTTGTATGCAACCCGTATGATCTTTGATTTCTCCAAAAGAAGCTTTTCCTAAAATACGCAAACGCATTAAACGTCCGGCTATGCTAATAGTTTCTTTTTCTGTTTCTGTAAAATTTTTTAGTATATTACAAATGAAAGCGGTTACATTGTATTCCTCTGATGGATAAGGATTTATTCCTAGTAATTTTAATTGATCTAGTTTTTTTCTGCGTATGATTTGCTGTTCTGATAAATAGGACATAGATTGATTTGTATATGTACCAAAAATGAACAAAACGAAGGTACATTTGTTTAAAATTTAAAAAAAACTATGAAAAAAAAAAATACTTTTTTTCGAAGACTTAGGAAAAAAAGAATATGAAGAAACTTGGAAATATCAGAAAAAATTATTTGATGAGATTATTCAAAAAAAAGTAAATAACATTTCTTCTCAAAAAGCCGGATATTTTCTATTTGTAGAACACCCCCATGTATATACTATAGGTAAAAATGGAAAAAGAGATAAACATTTATTGGTTTCATCAGATTTTTTAGAAAAAATAGATGCAACTTGTTATCAAACCGACAGAGGAGGTGATATCACCTACCATGGACCTGGACAATTGATAGGATATCCCATTCTAAATATGGATTATTTTTTTACGGATATTCATAAATATCTTCGTCTTTTAGAAGAAGTGATAATCCATTTTTTATGGAAAAATTATGGAATCAAGGGAGAACGAAAAAAAGGAAAAACAGGAGTATGGTTTCATAATCATGTAAAAAACGGAAAATCAAGAAAAATATGTGCAATAGGAATTAGAATGAGTCGTTGGGTAACGATGCACGGATTTGCTTTAAATGTCAATACAGATTTACGATATTTTGATTATATTATTCCTTGTGGGATTTACGATCAAGAAGTAACTTCTTTGAAAAAAGAATTAAAAAAGAATGATATCTCTTTTCAAGAGGTAAAACTCATGGTCAAAAAATCTTTTCAAGAAATTTTTGATGTAGAATTCATACCTATGTCAAAAAAATTGGATCAATAATTCAGAATTTATTGATAATGGGTTCGGCTATCATAATTCCATCTTTATCTATTTTTGTTATAAACACATTTTGTAATGTGTTTTTATATAATAAATTGGATGAATTCAATGGAATCTTAGTTCTAATATAATTTTCTGTATATCCATATAAATATTCTTGATTTGTAGAATTTTTTTCAAATAAAACGGTTTTCTTCGTATGAATTTGTCTTTCGCAAAAAAAACGATATTTTTTGTTTGAAAGATTTCTCAAGATTTGATTCCGTTTCCATTGTATTTTTTTAGATACATGTCCCTGTATTGTGATAGATTTCGTATTTGGTCGAGGAGAATAAGTAAATATGTGCAGAGATGAAATTTCTAATTTTTTCAAAAAATGATAAGTTTCCAAAAAATGTTTATGTGTTTCTCCAGGAAATCCAACAATAACATCTGAACCTATATAAGCATCTGGTATGAACCATCGGATTTGTTTTACTTTTTCTTGATAAAGTTCTCGTCTATAACGTCTTTGCATTTTTTCCAATATATCATTGCTTCCAGATTGTAAAGGAATATGAAAATGAGGAACAAAATGTTTGCTTTTAGACAAAAATTCAATACATTCATTTTTCAATAAATTAGGTTCTATAGAAGATAAACGTATTCTTCCTTTTTCTTTGATTTGATCTATAGCTTGTATTAAATCAAAAAATGTATACAAACGACGATTTACTCCATATATTTTCTTTCCATAATCTCCAATATTGATACCTGTTAAAACGATTTCTTTCACTCCGTTTTGAAAAAGAAACCTAATATTTTTCAATATATTTTCTATACTCTCAGAACGAGAGGCTCCTCTTGATATGGGAATAATGCAATAACTACACTTATAATCACATCCATCCTGTATTTTTAAAAAAGAACGAGTTCTATCTCCAACAGAAAACGATGGAAAATAAGCATTTTTTGTCTTTGTATTTGAAATAATTTTTGAATGAGATTTTTTCAATAATTCTCGATCAAGATAATCTATGATTTTGAATTTTTCGTCAGAACCTAAAACTAGATCAACTCCAACGATAGAAGAAACTTTTTTAGAATCCAGTTGAGCATAACATCCTACTGCTATAATAAAAGCTTGTGAATTTTGATTCATAGCAGAACGTACAATATGTCTAAATTCAATTTCTGCATTTTTTGTAACAGAACAACTATTGATTACATAAATATCTGCATAACTCTTGAAAGGAACATGTTGATAATATAAATCCGAAAATTTTCTTGCTATAGTAGAGGTCTCCGCGTAATTGAGTTTACACCCCATTGTATAAAATGCTACTTTTTTTTTTACCATTTATTTTTGGTTATAATGAATGAAAAAAAAAGGATCAGACGATCTGATCTGATCCACTTTTCTAATTCTAAGATGAAAAATAATCTATAATCCCACTATGACTAGCCTTCATCGCTTTTTTTCCTTTTGTCCAATTTGCTGGGCACACTTCTCCATTTTTTTCATAATATTGAAGAGCATCTATCATACGAATAGCTTCATGCACATTTCTACCTAAAGGAAAATCATTAATTAAAAGATGTCGTATAATACCTTCTTTATCTATTAAAAATAATCCTCTGTAAGCAATAAGTTCTCCCGTTGCTTCTTTCAATCCTTCATCATGATTGCAAATCCAATTTCCAGACAAAACTCCATAGTTATGAGATATGGTTTTATTAATATCAGAAACAATAGGGTAAGTAACCCCATCTATTCCACCTTTTTCTTTTGGCATCTGCAACCAAGCCCAATGAGATTGTTCTGTGTCCGTAGATACAGCAATAATTTGTACATTTCTAGTCTCAAAATCCTTTATTTTTTCTTGAAATGCATAAATTTCTGTAGGGCATACAAAAGTAAAATCTTTAGGATAGAAGAAAAGTAAAACATACTTTTTTCCATAAAATTGTTCTAAAGTAAAATTTTGTACAATATCTTTTCCATTTAATACGGCACTAGCCGTAAAATTAGGCGCTTTTCTTGAAATTAATGTCTTCATTTTTCGCAAGTTTATATGAACGAATTTACCAAAAAAATTATTATAGAAAAAAAATCACACATATCTATCTATGTAACTTCTCTATGTAACTTCTTATGAATTTCATTTTTGATATTTGTTAAATACATGATTTTTTTGAGAAAAGATTTTTTATCATCATTTTTTGTTAGATGATGATGAATAATTTCTTTTTTAATTAATTTTGAAATGTATAAAGATCTATATCTTAATAAAAGATCCATTATATATTGATCTATGTGATCTTCGTGAGAAGATACTT
This sequence is a window from Blattabacterium cuenoti. Protein-coding genes within it:
- the mtaB gene encoding tRNA (N(6)-L-threonylcarbamoyladenosine(37)-C(2))-methylthiotransferase MtaB, with amino-acid sequence MVKKKVAFYTMGCKLNYAETSTIARKFSDLYYQHVPFKSYADIYVINSCSVTKNAEIEFRHIVRSAMNQNSQAFIIAVGCYAQLDSKKVSSIVGVDLVLGSDEKFKIIDYLDRELLKKSHSKIISNTKTKNAYFPSFSVGDRTRSFLKIQDGCDYKCSYCIIPISRGASRSESIENILKNIRFLFQNGVKEIVLTGINIGDYGKKIYGVNRRLYTFFDLIQAIDQIKEKGRIRLSSIEPNLLKNECIEFLSKSKHFVPHFHIPLQSGSNDILEKMQRRYRRELYQEKVKQIRWFIPDAYIGSDVIVGFPGETHKHFLETYHFLKKLEISSLHIFTYSPRPNTKSITIQGHVSKKIQWKRNQILRNLSNKKYRFFCERQIHTKKTVLFEKNSTNQEYLYGYTENYIRTKIPLNSSNLLYKNTLQNVFITKIDKDGIMIAEPIINKF
- a CDS encoding peroxiredoxin; amino-acid sequence: MKTLISRKAPNFTASAVLNGKDIVQNFTLEQFYGKKYVLLFFYPKDFTFVCPTEIYAFQEKIKDFETRNVQIIAVSTDTEQSHWAWLQMPKEKGGIDGVTYPIVSDINKTISHNYGVLSGNWICNHDEGLKEATGELIAYRGLFLIDKEGIIRHLLINDFPLGRNVHEAIRMIDALQYYEKNGEVCPANWTKGKKAMKASHSGIIDYFSS
- the lipB gene encoding lipoyl(octanoyl) transferase LipB, translating into MLFFEDLGKKEYEETWKYQKKLFDEIIQKKVNNISSQKAGYFLFVEHPHVYTIGKNGKRDKHLLVSSDFLEKIDATCYQTDRGGDITYHGPGQLIGYPILNMDYFFTDIHKYLRLLEEVIIHFLWKNYGIKGERKKGKTGVWFHNHVKNGKSRKICAIGIRMSRWVTMHGFALNVNTDLRYFDYIIPCGIYDQEVTSLKKELKKNDISFQEVKLMVKKSFQEIFDVEFIPMSKKLDQ